In Callospermophilus lateralis isolate mCalLat2 chromosome 4, mCalLat2.hap1, whole genome shotgun sequence, one genomic interval encodes:
- the LOC143396802 gene encoding small integral membrane protein 15-like has protein sequence MFDIKAWAEYIVEWAAKDPYGFLTTVILALTPLFLVSAVLSWKLAKMIEAREKEQKKKQKRQENIAKAKRLKKN, from the coding sequence ATGTTTGACATAAAGgcttgggctgagtatattgtggAATGGGCTGCAAAAGACCCATATGGGTTCCTTACAACAGTTATTTTGGCCCTTACtccactgttcctagtaagtgctGTACTGTCCTGGAAATTGGCCAAGATGATTGAAGCCAGGGAGAAGgaacaaaagaagaaacaaaaacgtCAAGAGAATATTGCAAAAGCTAAACGACTCAAAAAGAACTGA